From one Humulus lupulus chromosome 8, drHumLupu1.1, whole genome shotgun sequence genomic stretch:
- the LOC133797414 gene encoding conserved oligomeric Golgi complex subunit 4, which produces MGSTPNGSITSVENDHHRQQQDLLSSSSIKFGTEEALEDVRSLTDVGAMTRLLHECIAYQRALDLELDSLLSQRTDLDKQLLHLQKSAEVLDIVKGESDHMLSNVSSTADLADHVSGKVRELDFAQSRVKSTLQRLDAIVERGNCIDGVKKALENEDYEAAANYVQTFLQIDDKYKDSGSDQREQLMESKKKLEGIVRKRLSAAVDQRDHATILRFIQLYTPLGLEEEGLQVYVGYLRKVIGMRSRLEYENLVELMEQNASGVGQNPVNFVGCLTNLFKDIVLAIEENHAILKGLCGEDGIVYAICELQEECDSRGTLILKKYMEYRKLPKLSSEINTQNKNLLTVGVSNEGPDPREVELYLEEILSLMQLGEDYTEFMVSKIKGLTSVDPELLPRATKAFRSGSFSKVVQDITGFYVILEGFFMVENVRKAINIDEHVPDSLTTSMVDDVFYVLQSCLRRAISTSNISSVVAVLSGASSLLSNEYHEALQQKMREPNLGAKLFLGGVGVQKTGTEIATALNNMDVSSEYVLKLKHEIEEQCAEVFPAPADREKVKSCLSELGDMSSTFKQALSAGLEQLVGTVTPRIRPLLDSVATISYELSEAEYADNEVNDPWVQRLLHAVETNVAWLQSLMTANNYDSFVHLVIDFIVKRLEVIMMQKRFSQLGGLQLDRDARALVSHFSGMTQRTVRDKFARLTQMATILNLEKVSEILDFWGENSGPMTWRLTPAEVRRVLGLRVEFKPEAIAALKL; this is translated from the exons ATGGGGTCGACACCGAACGGATCGATCACATCCGTGGAAAATGATCACCACCGTCAACAGCAGGATCTGCTATCGTCGTCGTCTATAAAATTCGGCACGGAGGAGGCACTGGAGGATGTGCGGAGCCTGACGGATGTGGGAGCCATGACTCGGTTGCTCCACGAATGCATAGCTTATCAGAGAGCTCTGGATCTGGAGCTTGACAGCCTTCTCTCTCAGCGCACCGATCTCGATAAGCAACTTCTCCATCTCCAAAAGTCCGCCGAGGTTCTCGATATAGTCAAGGGCGAGTCGGACCACATGCTTTCGAATGTGAGCTCAACCGCAGACCTCGCCGACCATGTTAGTGGTAAGGTTCGTGAGCTCGATTTCGCACAGTCGCGTGTCAAGTCCACGCTTCAACGCCTTGATGCCATTGTTGAGAGGGGTAACTGCATTGATGGGGTGAAGAAGGCGCTAGAGAACGAAGACTATGAAGCCGCTGCCAACTACGTCCAGACGTTCCTCCAAATCGACGATAAGTATAAGGATTCTGGCTCGGATCAGAGGGAGCAGCTCATGGAATCGAAGAAGAAACTCGAGGGGATTGTGAGAAAGCGGCTCTCGGCGGCCGTGGATCAAAGAGACCACGCCACCATTCTGAGATTCATTCAGTTGTACACACCACTGGGATTGGAGGAAGAGGGTTTGCAGGTTTATGTTGGTTATTTGAGGAAGGTGATTGGGATGAGATCTAGGCTTGAGTATGAGAATTTGGTGGAGTTGATGGAGCAAAATGCTTCTGGTGTTGGTCAGAATCCGGTGAATTTTGTTGGATGCTTGACCAATTTGTTTAAAGATATAGTCTTGGCTATTGAAGAGAACCATGCCATTTTGAAAGGTCTATGTGGTGAAGATGGTATTGTTTATGCAATTTGTGAGCTTCAAGAGGAGTGTGATTCTAGGGGTACTTTGATCTTGAAGAAGTACATGGAGTACAGGAAATTGCCCAAGTTGTCTTCTGAGATCAATACCCAGAATAAGAATTTGCTCACTGTTGGGGTTAGCAATGAGGGACCGGACCCCAGAGAGGTTGAGTTGTACTTGGAAGAAATACTTTCCTTGATGCAACTGGGTGAGGACTACACAGAGTTCATGGTTTCTAAGATCAAGGGATTGACTTCTGTGGATCCGGAGTTACTCCCACGAGCCACCAAGGCTTTTAGGAGTGGAAGCTTCAGCAAAGTTGTTCAGGATATTACTGGGTTTTATGTCATTCTAGAAGGATTCTTCATGGTGGAAAATGTTAGAAAGGCTATTAATATTGATGAGCACGTACCTGATAGTCTGACAACATCAATGGTGGACGATGTTTTCTATGTTTTGCAGAGTTGTTTGCGAAGGGCGATATCCACTTCGAATATCAGCTCTGTGGTTGCTGTTCTTAGTGGGGCGAGTAGCTTGTTGAGCAATGAATACCACGAGGCATTGCAGCAGAAAATGAGAGAGCCTAATCTTGGTGCCAAGTTGTTCTTGGGTGGTGTTGGCGTACAGAAAACCGGAACAGAGATTGCAACAGCTTTAAACAACATGGATGTTAGTAGCGAATATGTCCTGAAACTGAAGCACGAGATTGAAGAGCAATGTGCAGAG GTATTCCCGGCACCAGCTGATAGAGAAAAGGTGAAATCTTGTTTGTCAGAGCTGGGGGATATGAGCAGCACATTCAAGCAAGCTTTGTCAGCTGGCTTGGAACAACTTGTGGGGACTGTTACACCACGAATTCGTCCGTTGTTGGACAGTGTTGCAACTATCAGTTACGAGCTGTCAGAAGCTGAATACGCAGACAACGAGGTTAATGATCCATGGGTCCAGAGGCTTCTCCATGCAGTGGAAACAAATGTGGCATGGCTGCAGTCTCTAATGACTGCTAACAACTATGATTCATTTGTTCATCTGGTCATCGACTTCATCGTCAAGAGGCTGGAAGTGATTATGATGCAGAAAAGATTCAGTCAGCTTGGAGGTCTGCAGCTTGATAGAGATGCAAGGGCATTGGTAAGCCACTTCTCTGGCATGACTCAAAGGACTGTTAGAGATAAGTTTGCCCGTCTCACTCAAATGGCAACAATTCTCAACTTAGAGAAGGTCTCTGAGATTCTTGATTTCTGGGGTGAAAATTCAGGGCCTATGACTTGGAGACTAACTCCAGCGGAGGTTAGACGAGTACTAGGTCTCAGAGTTGAATTTAAACCTGAAGCAATTGCAGCTCTCAAGTTGTAG